A single region of the Gorilla gorilla gorilla isolate KB3781 chromosome 1, NHGRI_mGorGor1-v2.1_pri, whole genome shotgun sequence genome encodes:
- the ARV1 gene encoding protein ARV1: MGNGGRSGLQQGKGNVDGVAATPTAASASYQYRCIECNQEAKELYRDYNHGVLKITICKSCQKPVDKYIEYDPVIILINAILCKAQAYRHILFNTQINIHGKLCIFCLLCEAYLRWWQLQDSNQNTAPDDLIRYAKEWDFYRMFAIAALEQTAYFIGIFTFLWVERPMMAKKKPNFILLLKALLLSSYGKLLLIPAVIWEHDYTSVCLKLIKVFVLTSNFQAIRVTLNINRKLSFLAVLSGLLLESIMVYFFQSMEWDVGSDYAIFKSQDF; this comes from the exons ATGGGCAACGGCGGGCGGAGCGGCCTGCAGCAGGGGAAGGGGAACGTGGATGGGGTGGCAGCGACTCCtactgctgcctcggcctcctaccAGTACAGGTGCATCGAATGCAACCAGGAGGCCAAAGAGTTGTACCGAGACTATAACCACGGTGTGCTGAAGATAACCATCTGT AAATCCTGCCAGAAACCTGTAGACAAATATATCGAGTATGATCCTGTTATCATCTTGATTAATGCTATATTGTGCAAAGCTCAGGCCTACAGACATATTCTTTTCAATACTCAAATAAAT ATCCATGGAAAACTCTgcatattttgtttgctttgtgaaGCATACCTGAGGTGGTGGCAGCTTCAAGATTCCAACCAGAATACTGCCCCTGACGACTTGATCAGATATGCTAAGGAATGGGATTTCTATAGAATGTTTGCGATTGCTGCTTTAG aaCAAACTGCCTATTTTATTGGCATTTTTACCTTCCTGTGGGTAGAACGGCCCATGATGGCGAAAAAAAAGCCCAACTTCATTTTGCTGCTGAAAGCATTATTATTATCTAGCTACGGAAAACTCTTGCTGATTCCAGCTGTCATTTGGGAACATGACTACACATCTGTGTGCCTCAAACTCATTAAAGTATTTGTTCTTACATCAAATTTTCAGGCAATTAGAG TGACCCTAAACATCAACCGTAAGCTCTCCTTCTTGGCCGTGTTGAGTGGCTTACTGCTGGAAAGCATCATGGTCTACTTCTTCCAGAGTATGGAATGGGATGTTGGAAGTGATTATGCCATCTTTAAATCTCAGGACTTCTGA